A segment of the Siphonobacter curvatus genome:
CCGAATCGTGAATCGGCTCAATGACGTCTATGATTACTTCTACGTCAAAAAAGCCGACGCTTCCCGGATTTATGGGTTGGAACTGGAACATACGCTTTCTCCCAACCACGTCAACTACCTCGTCGATCATACTACGCTCATTGAAGAGCACATTGCGGGTATTCCGGGTGATATTTTTCACCACAAATACATGCAGAATGCGGAGTACAACCGGATTCGTATTGCTAAAGAGTTTGTGAAGTTCAACGAACGCTGCCTGATTATGCTACTCGGTGACATGCGTTCGTACAACTTTGTCTGGCAGATAACCCCCGATTTTGATGACTTTCAATTTCGGATTCGCTGTATTGATTTCGATCAGCAGTTTTACGAGGGAAATCGCCGGGTGTACATGCCTCAGTTTTTCAAGGAAAACCTGCCGTACGTGAAACTGGCGATGGAGCACCTGACCGATAAAACCGTCTGGCAGTACCAGCAGGAGGAACGGTCGATGCTTGTACACCGCATTCGCAGTGAACGGCACCGACTGGCTCATCTGCGAGACGTAGCGAATCGAAACCCCCTTTCATCGCCCGATAACATTGTAACGTTGAAAAAAGGACTGGCGGATTATTATAAAAATAGACTGTATCTGAAGTGTAACAGCATGGTTGATATTGTGGAGTTGAATATCAAGAATGTAATTCGCCAGATTATTTAGCCGAACTTTTTGCAGGGAAAAAAGCCGCCACATACAGAAAGACGAAAGGCATGGCAGGGATCATATAGCGTAGGAGTGGAATCAAGAGTAACGTCGTTCCCCAGAAATAAAGAATTAACAACGCAGGCAGTACTGAAATTAAAGTCAGACTCTTTGTGCGATAGTAACGAATGAAACCTGCTAGAGCTAGCAATAAATAACTGAGCTGAATCCATTTAGTAAAGGATTCGTATGGATTATTCCAAAGGCCATACCAGCAACGCGTAGCTTTCAAGCCGATAAGTTGCAGGAGTACACCGCCATTTGAATGAAGAAGCTCATGCATCATAGCCTGGGTAGTAGGCTTAGCATGAGCGATCCGGTCCATTAAGACATACACTGAGGCGGGAACCGAGACACGTTGGCCATGATACATCTCGTGACCAAATAGCAAACCTTGCTGGATAACTAAAACAGATTTACCTTGAACGGGAATCCATTCATCATTGTGTAAATAAACGTATAATTCCCAAGGAAAGACAACGAGTAAAAAGCTCAAAACCCAAACTAATAAAGCATACTTTAGTTGGCCACTACTCTGGACATCCTTAGTGGATAAAAAAGTACGTTTAAAAACTAAAACTATGGCCCAGGCAATGGCTAGGTAAAGGGTAATAGGACGAATTAAACAGGAGATTCCCAGACAAAGACCACTGCCGATTAAATACGATAAGGTAGGGCGAGTCAGAAATTTACCTAACAGAAAAATCGAAGCTAGAAAAAACAGTAAAAAAGGGACTTCACTGTTAGGCTGAATGATTAAAATCAATTGAAAAGGATACGTACACCAGAGGAGAGGTACTAATTCCGCTCGTTGATCCTGAAAATAAATTCTAGCAATACTTCTGATCAAAAGTAAAGATCCAGCCCCAACCCATAGATTCATTCCAATAACAACCAGGGGCCTGGAAACATGGATAAGGTCGGCGAAGAGATGTAATGGAACTAAATACAGGGAGTAGCCCGGCGGAAAAAAAGTAAAAGCTTTTCCTTGATCTATATAACCATTCCCAGCTAAAATCACATCCGTTATTCGGGTATACGTAGCATAGTCCGGGGGTAGGGGACGTTTCCCGGAAAAAATCAATACTACGATCAACTCAAACAATAAACTTCCAACCAGCCAAATCCATTTTTTACGGGTTTCGCTGACTGGAAGTTTATGAAGAAAGGTGTGTATCAAAGTTTTAGCTTACAGATAAGTTTCCAGATAACCAGCCATTTCCTGTTGTACCTTACGAGCTTCATCAGCGGCCCGTTCGGCAAAATCAGCACCCGAAGAGGCGTAAATAATTGCCCGAGAAGAGTTGACCAGTAGTCCGCACTGCCGATTCATACCATACCGCGATACTTCTTCCAAACTACCACCCTGGGCTCCCACACCGGGAACGAGCAGAAAATGCTCGGGTGCCAGCTCACGAATGCGTTGGAGTTGGTCGGCCCGAGTAGCTCCGACTACGTACATGAGCTGATCATGGCTGCCCCAGTTTTGCGAGGTCATCAATACCTGCTCAAATAAGGCTCGGGCGTGGGGGACTTCCGCGTTTTTAACGACTTCGAGACGTTGAAAATCAGAGCTTCCGACGTTGGAAGTTAAGGCTAGTAGAATAACCCATTTCCCTGGAAAGGCCAGAAAAGGTTTCACGGAATCTTCGCCCATGTACGGAGCAACGGTTACCGAATCAAAATCCAGTCCGGAAGCCGACTTGTCAAAAAAAGCCCGAGCGTACAAACCTGATGTATTTCCAATATCGCCTCGTTTAGCATCCGCAATGGTGAAGCATTCCTTAGGAATAATTTCCAGCGTTTTTTGCAGACTTTCCCAGCCTTTCGGCCCCAGTGCTTCGTAAAAAGCCAGATTAGGCTTATAGGCTACGGCGTATGCCTGCGTTGCTTCGATGATAGCCCGATTAAACGCAAAAATGGGGTCGGGTTCATTACGAAGAGAAGGGGGTATTTTCTGGATGTCCGTATCCAGACCCACGCAGAGGTAGGAAGACTTGGCTTTGATTTGAGCAAAAAGTTCAGAACGAGTCACGGGAAAAAAAGAAAAGGATTGATACAGCGGTCCTTGCTGAGGGTCAGGAATTCAATCTAAGCACATTCTCACCGTTCCATAAACTTTCGTTAATAAAAACGTAGCTGGCTTTAGGATTTTCCTATTTTTGTCCGACAAAATTGTCTTGCTATTTTCAAACTCGCAACCCTTTTACACATTGCATGGAATTTCGTCCTGGTCACCTAACCGGATTAGTTGAACTTTTCCCCCGGATTTTTGAAGATGAACGCGGCTTCTTTTGGGAGTCGTATAATGAGCCAGTTTTCACCCAGGCGGGCCTTCCAACGGCCAGTCAGTTCGTTCAGGATAACCACTCTTGGTCTAAAAAAGGCGTCTTGCGTGGTTTACACTGTCAACACGAACCTTTTGCTCAGGGAAAGCTGGTACGGTGTACGCAGGGAAAAGTACTCGATGTTGTGGTCGATATTCGCCCCGATTCTCCGACGTTTGGCCAGCATGAAAAATTTCTGCTGACGGCAGAACGTGGAAACATGCTTTGGGTACCACCGGGGTTTGCTCACGGATTCATTGCTCTAGAAGAAGCAACGTTCATGTACAAGTGTACCAACTTGTATAATAAACCCGCCGAATCAGGTCTGTTATGGAATGACCCGGAGTTGGGTATCGACTGGGAATTCGAAACGTATGGTATCGAAACTCCCATCGTATCCGAAAAAGATCAGATCCTGCCTACCTGGAAAGACTTCCAGTCTCAGGTGGCCGTTAAATAATACGTTTGATTAACAGAAAAGCCCGGTATACGCCGGGCTTTTTCGTTGGGTTATGAATAATAAATCATGTACGCGGGGACTGGCCATTGCAGAGGTGCTGAAATCATTTCGGTCGCCCAACTTATGGGGATTCGTAATCGCTCGTCTGGACGTAACAGCTTCTTTGCAAACGGAACAGGACCAATACTGGCGAAATGCCCGAATGGTCGTATTACGCCATCCGCTGGGAGCCGATCAACTATCCGTACTGCTAGTGAAACCACCCGTTGACCCAATCCCCGGTTTGGTAGTACAGGAGGGAGGCGATAACTTTTGTACCGGAGCTCAGGTCGATGCCTACCTGCAACATACGGGAGACGATAACCCGATTCATCGCGGTCCGGCGGCTTTGGTACCCGGCTTGCTGTTACTGTCAGAGCTGGAAAAACAGTTTCTCTGCGAGCCCCTACGATTTTTTTCCGTACAGTTTAAATCGGCTTTACGCGTGAATGAGCCGTTTGTGGTGGATAGGCAGGAACTCGGGCGTATCCAGGTAAAAAAAACTGACGGCACGCTGATTTTACGCGTACAACTATGAAATCATTTTTATTGGTGGGTATTACCGAAGATACCCCTCTGCCGTCTTCACTCGTCGAAACATTGCTCGAAACGGGTCTGGATTACTTGTACTGGCGAAAAACCAACCTCATGGCGGACCCGCCACCGCATCCATCCGCTGAACGCATTTTAGTGGCTTCGGCTACCCCGATTCCGGGAGCCCATCGCTGGCACGTGAAAGAGCGGCAACAGGCGGCGTTAAAGTCGTGTGCCCCTTTTTCGACCAGTATTCATGATCTGGCTCAGTGGCCGAAGTGGGCGGGTCGGGCAACGCTGGTGTTTTTTAGTCCCGTGTTTCCCAGCATCAGTAAGCCCGGTTACGGCCCTTCACTGCCGTTGGAGCAGCTACAACAGCAAATCGCGGCGATTCGCTCGGCGGCTACTGAACCGTTGCCCCAGTTGATTGCTCTGGGTGGCGTACACGCCGGAACTATTGCACGGGTACAGCAGGCCGGTTTCGACGGGGCTGCGATCATGGGAGCACTCTGGAAAAGTTCGGATCCGGTAGCCGCTTTACGGGAATTGAAAAGTCAGGTTCGCTGAGTCCCGAACGGCCTGAATGCCACCGCGTAAGGAGTACACCCGCGTAAATCCTTTATCCTGCAAAAACTGAACGGCTTTCTTGCTGCGAACGCCCGACTGGCAGT
Coding sequences within it:
- a CDS encoding glycosyltransferase family 39 protein, translating into MIHTFLHKLPVSETRKKWIWLVGSLLFELIVVLIFSGKRPLPPDYATYTRITDVILAGNGYIDQGKAFTFFPPGYSLYLVPLHLFADLIHVSRPLVVIGMNLWVGAGSLLLIRSIARIYFQDQRAELVPLLWCTYPFQLILIIQPNSEVPFLLFFLASIFLLGKFLTRPTLSYLIGSGLCLGISCLIRPITLYLAIAWAIVLVFKRTFLSTKDVQSSGQLKYALLVWVLSFLLVVFPWELYVYLHNDEWIPVQGKSVLVIQQGLLFGHEMYHGQRVSVPASVYVLMDRIAHAKPTTQAMMHELLHSNGGVLLQLIGLKATRCWYGLWNNPYESFTKWIQLSYLLLALAGFIRYYRTKSLTLISVLPALLILYFWGTTLLLIPLLRYMIPAMPFVFLYVAAFFPAKSSAK
- a CDS encoding thiamine phosphate synthase, which codes for MKSFLLVGITEDTPLPSSLVETLLETGLDYLYWRKTNLMADPPPHPSAERILVASATPIPGAHRWHVKERQQAALKSCAPFSTSIHDLAQWPKWAGRATLVFFSPVFPSISKPGYGPSLPLEQLQQQIAAIRSAATEPLPQLIALGGVHAGTIARVQQAGFDGAAIMGALWKSSDPVAALRELKSQVR
- the pyrF gene encoding orotidine-5'-phosphate decarboxylase — encoded protein: MTRSELFAQIKAKSSYLCVGLDTDIQKIPPSLRNEPDPIFAFNRAIIEATQAYAVAYKPNLAFYEALGPKGWESLQKTLEIIPKECFTIADAKRGDIGNTSGLYARAFFDKSASGLDFDSVTVAPYMGEDSVKPFLAFPGKWVILLALTSNVGSSDFQRLEVVKNAEVPHARALFEQVLMTSQNWGSHDQLMYVVGATRADQLQRIRELAPEHFLLVPGVGAQGGSLEEVSRYGMNRQCGLLVNSSRAIIYASSGADFAERAADEARKVQQEMAGYLETYL
- the rfbC gene encoding dTDP-4-dehydrorhamnose 3,5-epimerase; translated protein: MEFRPGHLTGLVELFPRIFEDERGFFWESYNEPVFTQAGLPTASQFVQDNHSWSKKGVLRGLHCQHEPFAQGKLVRCTQGKVLDVVVDIRPDSPTFGQHEKFLLTAERGNMLWVPPGFAHGFIALEEATFMYKCTNLYNKPAESGLLWNDPELGIDWEFETYGIETPIVSEKDQILPTWKDFQSQVAVK